A genomic region of Candidatus Paceibacterota bacterium contains the following coding sequences:
- a CDS encoding cob(I)yrinic acid a,c-diamide adenosyltransferase: MLFTRKGDDGKTTIFGCDQRLSKSSDIAEALGTLDEANSFLGICKAKMRESKTKILNLKIEEILHAIQENLFIIQAQVAGGDKRIDKEKISEMESLIGGIESELPPIKSFMISGSTEISALFDFARTLCRRAERRVVAVSEENLAKIDEETLAYLNRLSSLIYALARYFSKEAGIKEESPEYK; this comes from the coding sequence ATGTTATTCACTAGAAAAGGCGACGATGGTAAAACCACAATATTTGGCTGTGATCAGAGGCTTTCAAAGAGTTCTGATATTGCTGAAGCACTTGGAACACTTGATGAGGCGAATTCTTTCCTTGGAATCTGTAAGGCGAAGATGAGAGAATCGAAAACCAAGATTCTTAATTTAAAGATTGAAGAAATTCTACATGCCATCCAAGAAAACTTATTTATAATACAAGCACAAGTCGCTGGTGGTGACAAAAGAATCGATAAAGAAAAAATTTCTGAAATGGAAAGTCTGATAGGAGGGATAGAAAGCGAATTGCCACCCATAAAATCATTTATGATTTCTGGCAGTACCGAAATATCCGCACTTTTCGATTTCGCTCGCACACTTTGCCGACGTGCTGAAAGGAGAGTGGTAGCAGTAAGTGAAGAAAACCTTGCGAAGATAGATGAAGAAACCCTCGCATATCTCAACCGCCTCTCAAGCTTAATCTATGCTCTGGCTAGATATTTCTCCAAAGAAGCCGGTATAAAGGAAGAATCTCCAGAATATAAATAA
- a CDS encoding RluA family pseudouridine synthase — protein sequence MKKSPEIEILYEDKDALVINKPAGLIVHPDGHTEEPTLVDWILKKYPRMKKVGEPLVLSDGTEIFRPGIVHRIDRDTSGALIIAKNQKAYEFLKGQFKARKVHKIYHAFIYGNLKEDRGMIDRPIGRSPNDFRKWSAQRGARGELRPATTYFRVLARKDGITFIEAIPKTGRTHQIRTHFKAINYPVVQDHLYATRNLLDQKNQAGFKRLALHAKELEIKISPEKTINIKAPYPRDFDKAVKEINKV from the coding sequence ATGAAAAAATCCCCAGAAATAGAAATACTATATGAAGATAAAGACGCATTGGTTATAAACAAACCTGCTGGGCTTATTGTGCATCCCGACGGGCATACAGAAGAACCGACCCTCGTGGACTGGATTTTGAAGAAGTATCCGAGAATGAAAAAAGTTGGCGAACCACTTGTACTTTCGGATGGCACGGAAATCTTCCGCCCAGGGATTGTCCATAGAATAGACCGCGATACTTCTGGTGCACTTATTATTGCCAAGAATCAGAAAGCCTACGAATTCTTGAAAGGTCAATTTAAAGCGAGAAAGGTTCATAAAATCTATCATGCATTTATTTATGGGAATTTAAAAGAAGACAGAGGAATGATAGACCGCCCGATAGGTAGAAGTCCGAACGATTTCAGAAAATGGTCTGCACAGAGAGGGGCAAGAGGTGAACTTCGTCCGGCAACCACATATTTTAGAGTGCTCGCAAGAAAAGACGGCATTACTTTCATTGAAGCAATACCAAAAACCGGTAGAACGCATCAAATCCGCACACATTTTAAAGCTATAAACTATCCTGTGGTGCAAGATCATCTTTATGCCACCAGGAATCTTTTGGATCAAAAGAATCAAGCAGGATTCAAAAGGCTCGCCCTTCATGCCAAAGAGCTTGAGATTAAGATTTCACCGGAGAAGACTATAAATATTAAAGCCCCGTACCCGAGAGATTTCGATAAAGCAGTGAAAGAAATAAATAAAGTTTAG
- a CDS encoding cupredoxin domain-containing protein translates to MENKNIIISILITAMLVGGAIFFVGRENNSDMNVNQGVLISGDNILIENGRQIIDIDVKGGYWPRKTVAKAGIPTIIRFKTSSTFDCSLSVRLPSEGIRKILPQTGSSDIDIGTSTAGQFFGTCGMGMYSFEIDFN, encoded by the coding sequence ATGGAAAATAAAAACATAATTATTTCGATCTTGATTACCGCAATGTTAGTCGGCGGAGCCATATTTTTCGTAGGTAGAGAAAATAATTCTGATATGAATGTGAATCAAGGGGTTTTAATTTCTGGTGATAATATTTTGATAGAAAATGGCAGGCAGATTATAGACATAGATGTTAAGGGCGGATATTGGCCTAGGAAGACAGTGGCGAAAGCTGGAATTCCTACTATAATAAGATTTAAGACGAGTAGTACATTTGACTGTTCACTTTCTGTCAGACTTCCAAGTGAGGGTATTAGGAAAATACTTCCGCAGACCGGAAGCTCAGATATAGATATCGGCACTTCCACAGCTGGCCAATTCTTCGGAACATGTGGAATGGGAATGTATTCGTTTGAAATCGACTTCAATTAA
- the pilM gene encoding pilus assembly protein PilM produces the protein MKFDFLKRICCPPEYLAMSSAGIEIGNKFIRFVEFGNEGGRTILSNFGEVSLGQDTVKDGQILNRDALVQALKVVKEKISSDFVRVSIPEEGTYIFNTVIPRLNKNEIRSALEFKLEENVPLKVDEAVFEYEIVNGKEDGNDDMFLGVSVISRQMINNYLEVFELADLKIVSFELESKMAAKAIVPSNYNVTVLVVDIKRDSTILSVVIGGRVRFSSVVSVGESSMISCLKRINKDNSVSDKIPLSFLDLNDNLGVEAFDSLLNIYSILKDEIEKFNTYWLTQTANTETSRSDKPRKIVFCGRSAALPGFLNHISQSLGIETILANVWVNAIDTDKFLPTLGFVDSLDYATAIGLAMPCKE, from the coding sequence ATGAAGTTTGATTTTTTAAAAAGAATTTGTTGCCCTCCGGAATACCTTGCAATGTCATCTGCTGGTATTGAGATTGGGAATAAATTTATAAGATTTGTAGAATTTGGAAACGAAGGAGGTAGAACAATCCTTTCCAATTTTGGCGAGGTCTCTCTTGGGCAGGATACTGTTAAGGACGGACAGATTTTAAATAGGGACGCGTTAGTTCAGGCATTGAAAGTGGTTAAAGAAAAGATTTCTAGCGATTTTGTTAGGGTCTCTATACCGGAAGAGGGGACTTATATCTTTAATACAGTGATACCTAGGCTTAATAAAAACGAGATAAGGTCAGCACTAGAATTTAAGCTTGAAGAAAATGTTCCGTTGAAAGTAGATGAGGCTGTCTTTGAGTATGAAATCGTAAATGGTAAAGAAGACGGTAATGATGATATGTTTTTGGGTGTTTCTGTGATTTCAAGACAGATGATAAACAACTATCTTGAGGTATTCGAGCTAGCCGATTTAAAGATAGTGTCTTTTGAACTTGAGTCGAAAATGGCTGCAAAAGCAATCGTTCCAAGTAATTATAATGTCACAGTATTAGTGGTTGATATTAAACGAGATTCTACTATTTTATCTGTTGTTATTGGTGGAAGAGTTCGCTTCTCATCTGTTGTCTCTGTGGGTGAGTCCAGTATGATTAGCTGTCTAAAGAGAATAAATAAAGATAATTCAGTTTCAGATAAAATACCACTTTCGTTTCTAGATTTAAATGATAATCTTGGCGTTGAAGCATTTGATTCTCTTTTAAATATATACTCTATACTTAAGGATGAAATAGAGAAATTCAATACATACTGGTTAACTCAAACAGCAAATACAGAGACCTCTAGGTCTGATAAACCTCGTAAAATAGTTTTCTGCGGCAGAAGCGCTGCCTTGCCAGGATTTCTAAATCATATTAGTCAAAGTCTTGGAATAGAGACTATTCTAGCTAATGTCTGGGTAAATGCTATAGACACAGATAAATTTCTGCCAACACTCGGATTTGTCGATTCACTAGATTATGCTACTGCAATAGGTCTCGCCATGCCTTGTAAAGAATAA
- a CDS encoding L-threonylcarbamoyladenylate synthase, giving the protein MERYVNIIKDGGIGVIPTDTIYGIVASAFSIEGVEKVYKIKGRDSKKPPVILISSVKDLNLFGARLTEKAKIFMKKFWPGRISVALSVDKVGLDHLDRLDGTLAFRLPDKKDLIEFLKKTGPIIAPSANPEGMPPARNIEEARKYFGLPGQGDKVDFYVDEGEISGLSSTLVKIVDNEVSILREGAIKSDDIIKVWKEI; this is encoded by the coding sequence ATGGAAAGATATGTGAACATCATAAAAGATGGAGGAATAGGTGTCATACCGACAGATACTATTTATGGCATAGTTGCCAGTGCCTTTTCCATAGAGGGAGTTGAAAAGGTTTATAAAATAAAAGGGCGCGATTCGAAAAAACCGCCAGTGATTTTGATAAGCTCCGTGAAAGACTTGAATCTTTTTGGAGCAAGGCTGACAGAAAAGGCCAAAATTTTTATGAAAAAATTTTGGCCGGGCAGGATAAGTGTTGCTCTTTCTGTAGATAAAGTTGGATTAGACCATCTGGATCGGCTGGATGGAACTCTTGCCTTCAGATTACCGGACAAAAAAGACTTAATTGAATTTTTGAAAAAAACCGGCCCTATAATAGCACCAAGTGCCAATCCGGAGGGTATGCCACCGGCGAGAAATATTGAAGAAGCTAGGAAATATTTTGGCCTGCCCGGCCAGGGAGACAAAGTAGATTTTTATGTAGACGAAGGAGAGATTTCAGGTTTATCATCAACTCTCGTAAAAATAGTAGATAACGAGGTATCAATATTACGCGAGGGTGCAATTAAAAGTGATGATATAATAAAAGTATGGAAAGAAATATAA
- a CDS encoding ZIP family metal transporter, with translation MLILIAIGAFVATILGGLFAIRFRDKLHLILGFSAGAVLGVAFFDLLPEAISLGNKFYEISYVMGFVALGFIFYLILDRLTLLHCHDEGCDHGHSEESKQNKGVFGAISLSVHSFLDGVAVGIGFQVSVAVGVVIAVAVLVHDFSDGLNTASLILRGGGEKKKAFRFLIIDALAPVLGIFSTFLFILPEKSFSIILALFAGFFLYIGASDLLPESHHAHPKIFTTIMTLLGMGLLYLVISLTSF, from the coding sequence ATGCTTATTTTAATTGCCATTGGAGCCTTTGTAGCGACCATTTTGGGTGGATTATTTGCTATTCGTTTTAGAGATAAACTTCATCTAATACTTGGTTTTAGTGCTGGAGCGGTGCTCGGAGTCGCTTTTTTTGACCTTTTACCCGAGGCAATAAGTTTGGGAAATAAATTTTATGAGATATCTTATGTCATGGGCTTTGTCGCTCTTGGCTTTATCTTTTATCTCATTTTAGACAGACTAACTCTTCTACATTGCCACGATGAAGGTTGTGATCATGGACACTCCGAAGAAAGCAAACAAAATAAGGGTGTTTTTGGAGCAATAAGTCTTTCGGTTCACAGTTTCTTAGATGGTGTGGCTGTAGGAATCGGTTTTCAGGTTTCAGTTGCTGTGGGTGTTGTGATAGCCGTCGCTGTGCTTGTCCACGACTTTTCAGATGGCTTAAATACTGCTAGCTTGATATTGAGAGGCGGGGGAGAGAAGAAAAAGGCTTTCAGATTTTTGATTATTGATGCCTTAGCTCCAGTCTTAGGTATATTCTCGACATTTCTTTTTATCCTGCCAGAGAAATCTTTCAGTATAATCCTCGCTCTATTTGCCGGTTTTTTCTTATACATAGGCGCAAGTGATCTCTTGCCAGAAAGCCACCACGCACATCCAAAAATCTTTACTACTATCATGACCCTTTTGGGTATGGGGCTTTTATATCTTGTTATAAGTCTGACTAGTTTTTAG
- a CDS encoding metal-sensitive transcriptional regulator, protein MNIQRKRLVRRLKIIEGQIRGLQEMLLKDKYCIDVITQTSAVKQALSGVEDALMENHLGTCLIAQIKKGKEKKATDEILKVYRLKRK, encoded by the coding sequence ATGAATATACAGAGAAAAAGACTTGTCCGTAGATTAAAGATTATTGAAGGGCAGATAAGAGGCCTCCAAGAAATGCTTTTGAAAGATAAATACTGTATTGATGTCATCACTCAAACATCGGCAGTAAAGCAGGCGCTCTCCGGAGTAGAGGACGCACTTATGGAGAATCATCTTGGTACATGTCTTATAGCCCAGATTAAAAAGGGTAAAGAGAAAAAAGCTACCGACGAAATACTGAAAGTCTATAGGCTTAAAAGGAAATAA
- a CDS encoding sulfite exporter TauE/SafE family protein → MEDNQKIIEDNISKISIGMQKTFTFHISGMHCKSCELLSESELSELPEIISVKANMKTSKIEVIGGFQDENQESIAMRLTEVLKKHGYTISLEPIGRIENIWSDFKIALPIAFVIIASFFLLQKMGLVNLIYSGSTSYGTIFVVGIVASLSSCMAVVGGLVLSMSATFASSGNKMIPQTLFHVGRLISFFILGGLLGAIGSTLAINSTVSLILGFVVGIVMFILGLNLLGIFQWTKYITPSMPRFISKHAIGVSKLNHSLTPLFVGIVTFFLPCGFTQSMQIIALSTGSFFSGALTMLVFALGTLPVLALISFSSVGFKDKNKSRIFLKTAGLIVIAFAILNLLNALVASGFIRPIFNF, encoded by the coding sequence ATGGAAGATAATCAAAAAATTATAGAAGACAATATTAGTAAAATTTCTATTGGGATGCAAAAGACATTTACATTTCACATAAGTGGTATGCACTGCAAATCTTGCGAGCTTTTATCTGAGAGTGAACTCTCAGAACTTCCGGAGATTATTTCCGTGAAGGCCAATATGAAAACATCAAAAATAGAGGTTATTGGAGGTTTCCAAGACGAAAATCAAGAGAGCATCGCGATGAGATTGACAGAAGTCTTGAAAAAGCACGGCTACACAATATCTTTGGAACCTATCGGGCGGATAGAGAATATTTGGTCTGATTTTAAAATTGCTTTACCGATAGCTTTTGTAATAATCGCCAGCTTTTTCCTCTTACAAAAGATGGGTCTTGTGAATCTCATTTATTCAGGAAGCACTTCTTATGGGACGATTTTCGTGGTGGGCATCGTAGCTTCTCTTTCAAGCTGTATGGCTGTCGTGGGAGGACTTGTACTTTCAATGTCAGCGACTTTTGCTAGCTCTGGTAACAAAATGATTCCTCAAACTTTATTTCATGTCGGCAGGTTGATCTCATTCTTTATTCTTGGTGGGCTCCTTGGCGCTATAGGCTCGACTCTGGCGATAAATAGCACAGTTTCACTTATCCTTGGTTTTGTTGTTGGTATTGTGATGTTTATTTTAGGATTAAATTTACTTGGGATTTTCCAATGGACCAAATATATCACTCCATCAATGCCAAGATTTATCTCAAAGCATGCTATTGGAGTTTCAAAGCTTAATCATTCGCTTACCCCGCTTTTCGTCGGTATTGTGACTTTCTTTCTGCCTTGTGGCTTTACTCAATCAATGCAGATAATCGCTCTTTCGACAGGATCATTTTTCTCCGGTGCGCTGACCATGCTTGTATTTGCGCTTGGGACGCTTCCTGTCCTTGCTCTTATAAGCTTTAGCTCGGTTGGATTTAAAGATAAAAACAAATCTAGAATCTTTTTGAAAACTGCCGGACTTATCGTAATAGCATTTGCCATCCTGAATTTATTAAATGCTCTTGTAGCTTCTGGTTTTATAAGACCAATATTTAATTTCTAA
- the rplS gene encoding 50S ribosomal protein L19 produces MELKNIKVAPIDVEARKNVDIRPGDTVRVWQKIQEGEKSRLQAFEGVVLAKKHGKENGGTFTVRKVIDSVGVERIFPLYSPIIDEIEVLKRAKVRRSKLYFIREKAAKDIRKRMKSELLEARKESNTDTSEAKKVKEEVKKAEVEAKAEEKK; encoded by the coding sequence ATGGAATTAAAGAATATCAAAGTGGCACCGATAGATGTTGAAGCAAGAAAGAATGTAGACATAAGACCAGGAGATACCGTTCGTGTCTGGCAGAAAATTCAGGAAGGCGAAAAATCAAGACTTCAAGCTTTTGAAGGTGTTGTCCTTGCTAAAAAACACGGCAAAGAAAATGGCGGAACATTTACCGTAAGAAAAGTTATAGACAGTGTTGGAGTAGAGAGAATCTTTCCGTTATACTCACCAATTATAGATGAAATCGAAGTTTTGAAGAGAGCAAAAGTCAGAAGATCAAAACTTTACTTTATCAGAGAAAAAGCCGCAAAAGATATAAGAAAGAGAATGAAGAGCGAACTTTTAGAGGCAAGAAAAGAATCAAATACAGATACTTCCGAAGCCAAGAAAGTAAAAGAAGAAGTAAAAAAGGCAGAAGTGGAAGCAAAAGCAGAAGAGAAGAAATAA
- the rnhA gene encoding ribonuclease HI, translating into MERNIIIFSDGSSRGNPGPGGWGAIVYMGGKIAELGGRENHTTNNRMELLGAIKALEFARDSKGEITLNTDSSYVISGITKWVYGWQKNGWKNSEKEDVANRDFWEKLIEASAGLKIKWNYVGGHSGIPGNERCDEIATTFADGKPTKLFSGKGTDYKFNLKDTKGSGIKQKSSSKNKGEAYSYLSLVNGKLEKHKTWVECEKRVKGVKGGVKYKKALSAEDEKKIVAEWALK; encoded by the coding sequence ATGGAAAGAAATATAATAATTTTTTCGGATGGTTCATCGAGAGGAAATCCTGGTCCTGGTGGCTGGGGGGCGATAGTCTATATGGGTGGGAAAATCGCAGAGCTTGGCGGTAGAGAAAATCATACTACAAATAATAGGATGGAACTTCTGGGTGCTATAAAAGCACTTGAATTCGCTAGGGATTCAAAAGGGGAAATAACTTTAAATACGGATTCTTCATATGTCATAAGCGGTATTACCAAATGGGTTTATGGTTGGCAGAAAAACGGTTGGAAAAATAGTGAAAAAGAAGATGTGGCAAACCGTGATTTTTGGGAAAAGCTTATTGAAGCTTCAGCTGGTCTGAAGATTAAATGGAATTATGTTGGCGGACACTCTGGTATTCCGGGGAATGAGAGATGCGATGAAATAGCTACTACTTTTGCCGATGGCAAACCTACAAAACTTTTTTCAGGGAAAGGCACGGATTATAAATTTAATTTAAAAGACACAAAGGGTTCAGGTATCAAACAAAAGAGTAGTAGTAAAAATAAAGGTGAAGCGTATTCATATTTGAGTCTTGTAAATGGTAAACTTGAAAAACATAAAACATGGGTTGAATGCGAGAAAAGAGTGAAGGGTGTGAAAGGGGGAGTAAAATATAAAAAAGCTTTAAGTGCTGAAGATGAGAAGAAAATAGTGGCAGAATGGGCCTTAAAATAA
- a CDS encoding heavy metal translocating P-type ATPase gives MKAFKIKGMHCASCAGIIEKTLKKSVGVSFVEVNYGTETAKVGFDETKTDINGLSSKINPLGYYFLTEEDHSNHAGINHSKADKMVELKDMKNKVISAIPLAVISIFIMGWDIFSQFNFAPDMPYVWKEFSHHLLPVMATYMLFVVGKPYLLGVYRFLRFGKANMDTLIGIGTSVAFLYSFIVGAFEESLKFFINVENTYFDVVIVVVAFITLGKYLEARSKLKTGDAIEKLLNLQAKTALVVRSGSEIEIPIGEVIHGDLIIIKPAGKIPVDGILTEGHSFVDEAMISGEPIPVEKSIGDTVVAGTINTTGTFIFKAIKVGSETMLANIIKMVEEAQGSKAPIQALADKISSIFVPIVLVIAFLALILWLAIGTYFLGFSQALSAGLVSFVGILVIACPCALGLATPTAIIVGVGKGAHAGILVKDAGTLQKLHKVNVVVVDKTGTITKGKPELVSIQNLSDEEDSKIISILATLENKSEHPIAQAIISYANSNKIKLLTVDKFEAVKGKGLKGVINGVEYFAGNTKMMQELGLPLDLKALEKETSEGKTPVILAISNKILGVIMVADTIKKEAISAVSDLHKLGIKTVMLTGDDKNTARFIASLVGIDEVVAEVMPEDKLNVIRKLQSEGNIVAMAGDGVNDSPALAQADVGIAMATGTDVAIESAGITLLHGDISKLVKAIRLSKMTMLGIKQNLFWAFFYNIVGIPLAGGLFYPIFGWLLSPVFAGLAMAFSSVSVVGNSLRIKVKKL, from the coding sequence ATGAAAGCTTTTAAAATAAAAGGGATGCATTGCGCATCATGTGCCGGTATCATTGAGAAGACACTTAAGAAAAGTGTCGGAGTTTCTTTTGTAGAAGTGAATTATGGTACCGAGACGGCAAAAGTTGGATTTGATGAAACAAAAACAGATATAAATGGTTTATCCAGCAAAATAAATCCCCTCGGCTACTATTTTTTAACAGAAGAAGATCACTCAAATCATGCTGGCATAAATCATTCAAAAGCAGATAAAATGGTTGAACTTAAAGACATGAAAAACAAAGTTATTTCTGCTATACCACTTGCAGTGATCAGTATCTTTATAATGGGATGGGATATTTTTTCTCAGTTTAACTTTGCGCCAGATATGCCTTATGTTTGGAAAGAGTTTTCCCATCATCTGCTTCCAGTAATGGCCACTTATATGTTATTTGTCGTAGGCAAGCCATACCTTCTAGGCGTTTATCGTTTCCTGCGTTTCGGCAAGGCAAATATGGATACCCTTATAGGTATAGGAACATCTGTTGCTTTTCTTTACAGTTTCATCGTCGGTGCTTTTGAAGAAAGTCTGAAGTTTTTTATAAATGTTGAAAATACTTATTTCGATGTGGTCATCGTCGTCGTAGCGTTTATCACTCTTGGTAAATATCTTGAAGCCAGATCAAAACTAAAAACAGGTGATGCCATAGAAAAACTTTTAAATCTTCAGGCGAAGACCGCGCTGGTCGTAAGGAGCGGAAGTGAAATCGAGATACCGATAGGCGAAGTCATACATGGAGATTTGATCATTATAAAACCAGCTGGAAAAATACCAGTGGACGGTATACTTACTGAAGGGCACTCTTTTGTAGACGAAGCGATGATTTCCGGTGAACCAATACCGGTAGAGAAAAGCATAGGAGACACTGTCGTCGCAGGGACGATCAATACGACAGGTACTTTTATCTTCAAGGCGATAAAAGTTGGCTCTGAAACTATGCTTGCTAATATTATAAAGATGGTTGAGGAGGCACAGGGGAGTAAAGCGCCGATCCAGGCTCTCGCAGACAAAATATCAAGTATTTTTGTGCCAATTGTTTTAGTCATAGCGTTTCTCGCTTTGATTTTATGGCTTGCTATCGGCACATATTTTCTCGGTTTTTCACAAGCTCTTTCTGCCGGACTCGTTTCGTTTGTGGGGATTCTCGTAATCGCTTGCCCTTGCGCTTTGGGGCTTGCTACTCCGACAGCTATAATCGTCGGTGTTGGTAAAGGTGCTCACGCAGGTATCCTTGTCAAAGATGCAGGGACACTCCAGAAACTTCATAAGGTAAATGTGGTTGTGGTTGATAAGACAGGGACGATAACAAAGGGAAAGCCAGAACTTGTATCAATACAGAATCTCTCTGACGAAGAAGACTCTAAGATAATCTCGATACTTGCTACGCTTGAAAATAAATCCGAACACCCGATAGCGCAAGCGATCATCTCTTATGCAAACTCAAATAAAATTAAACTTTTGACCGTAGACAAATTTGAGGCGGTGAAAGGGAAGGGGTTGAAAGGTGTCATCAATGGAGTTGAATATTTTGCCGGCAATACAAAGATGATGCAAGAACTCGGACTCCCTCTTGACTTAAAAGCTTTGGAAAAAGAGACGAGCGAAGGGAAGACACCTGTAATCCTTGCGATTTCAAATAAAATTCTTGGTGTTATAATGGTTGCAGATACGATAAAGAAAGAGGCGATATCGGCTGTCTCAGATCTTCACAAGCTTGGCATAAAGACAGTGATGCTTACTGGTGATGATAAGAATACAGCTAGGTTTATCGCCAGTCTTGTCGGCATAGACGAGGTCGTGGCGGAAGTGATGCCGGAGGACAAGCTCAATGTGATTAGGAAGCTTCAATCGGAGGGGAATATAGTAGCGATGGCCGGTGATGGAGTAAATGATTCCCCAGCTCTTGCACAGGCAGATGTAGGTATAGCCATGGCGACAGGAACAGATGTGGCGATTGAGAGTGCTGGCATCACACTTCTTCACGGAGATATTTCAAAGCTTGTAAAAGCGATCAGACTTTCAAAGATGACAATGCTTGGTATAAAGCAGAACCTTTTCTGGGCATTCTTCTACAATATTGTCGGGATACCTCTTGCTGGAGGATTATTTTATCCGATTTTTGGTTGGCTACTTTCACCAGTATTTGCAGGTCTTGCTATGGCATTCTCAAGTGTGTCTGTGGTAGGCAATTCACTCCGTATTAAAGTTAAAAAGTTATAA
- a CDS encoding 23S rRNA (pseudouridine(1915)-N(3))-methyltransferase RlmH has product MKIIFLTVGKKGGITDDAVSEYVKRLQKYISVERVILPNSNKKKENETIAKHLSDEDFVVALDEKGKGLSTLELAKFLEGKMISGEKKIIFVIGGAYGLDESIIKRADMIWSLSKLTFPHEIAWIVLAESVYRAFTVIKGESYHHA; this is encoded by the coding sequence ATGAAAATAATTTTCCTAACGGTTGGTAAGAAGGGGGGCATCACAGACGATGCTGTTTCAGAATATGTAAAAAGATTGCAAAAATATATTTCTGTCGAAAGGGTGATTTTGCCGAATTCAAATAAGAAGAAAGAAAATGAAACGATTGCGAAACACCTTTCAGATGAAGATTTTGTCGTTGCCCTAGACGAGAAGGGAAAGGGACTCTCAACCCTTGAACTTGCCAAGTTTTTAGAAGGGAAGATGATCTCTGGTGAGAAAAAGATTATTTTTGTGATCGGTGGGGCGTATGGATTAGACGAATCTATTATAAAAAGAGCAGATATGATATGGTCTCTTTCAAAGCTCACTTTTCCACATGAGATAGCGTGGATTGTCTTAGCCGAATCTGTATACCGAGCTTTTACTGTTATAAAAGGAGAGTCATATCATCATGCGTAG